The following coding sequences lie in one Silene latifolia isolate original U9 population chromosome 5, ASM4854445v1, whole genome shotgun sequence genomic window:
- the LOC141656911 gene encoding stearoyl-[acyl-carrier-protein] 9-desaturase, chloroplastic isoform X1 — MSLNLNPISSPFQCPNTFPKFPSFRSPKFIMATTLSSPSPKEVESLKKPFAPPREVHVQVTHSMPQEKIEIFKSMENWAEENLLIHLKPVEKCWQPQDFLPDPASEGFYDQVRELRERASEIPDDHYVALVGDMITEEALPTYQTMLNTLDGVRDESGASPTSWAIWTRAWTAEENRHGDLLNKYLYLTGRVDMRAIEKTIQYLIGSGMDPRTENNPYLGFIYTSFQERATFISHGNTARLAKEHGDLKLAQICGIIASDEKRHETAYTKIVEKLFEIDPNDTILGFADMMKKKIAMPAHLMYDGRDDNLFDHFSAVAQRLGVYTARDYADILEFLVGRWQVEKLTGLSSEAQKAQDYVCSLPPRIRRLEERARERAKQAPTVPFSWIFDRPVQL; from the exons ATGTCTCTAAATCTTAATCCAATTTCATCACCATTTCAATGTCCTAATACTTTTCCCAAATTCCCTTCTTTTAGATCTCCTAAATTCATCATGGCTACTACTCTTAGTAGCCCTTCTCCTAA GGAAGTAGAAAGTCTGAAAAAGCCTTTTGCGCCACCCCGTGAAGTGCACGTTCAAGTAACACATTCCATGCCACAAGAGAAGATTGAAATATTTAAATCAATGGAAAATTGGGCAGAAGAGAATCTCTTGATCCATTTGAAACCCGTTGAAAAATGTTGGCAGCCGCAGGATTTTCTTCCTGATCCCGCATCAGAGGGTTTTTATGACCAGGTCAGGGAACTCAGAGAGAGGGCAAGTGAGATCCCAGATGATCACTACGTTGCGTTGGTCGGGGATATGATTACAGAAGAAGCACTTCCAACTTACCAGACAATGCTTAATACATTGGATGGCGTGAGGGATGAAAGCGGGGCAAGCCCTACTTCTTGGGCTATTTGGACAAGAGCATGGACAGCCGAAGAAAATAGGCATGGTGATCTTCTCAACAAGTATCTCTATCTCACTGGTCGTGTCGACATGAGAGCCATTGAGAAAACAATTCAGTATCTAATTGGGTCAGGAATG GACCCTAGGACCGAAAACAACCCTTACCTCGGTTTCATTTACACATCGTTCCAAGAAAGGGCAACGTTTATTTCCCATGGAAACACAGCAAGGCTTGCCAAGGAACACGGGGATCTCAAGCTGGCACAAATATGTGGCATAATTGCATCAGATGAGAAACGACATGAAACCGCTTATACCAAGATAGTAGAGAAGCTCTTTGAAATCGACCCTAATGATACCATCTTGGGTTTTGCCGacatgatgaagaagaagatcgCTATGCCAGCTCACCTTATGTACGATGGCCGTGATGACAACCTCTTTGACCATTTTTCCGCTGTTGCTCAGAGGCTCGGAGTCTACACTGCTAGGGACTATGCTGACATATTGGAGTTCTTAGTGGGCCGTTGGCAGGTCGAGAAGCTTACTGGACTTTCATCCGAGGCCCAAAAAGCTCAGGATTATGTCTGTAGTCTTCCACCGAGAATCAGAAGGCTGGAAGAAAGAGCCCGAGAGAGGGCAAAGCAGGCACCTACCGTTCCTTTCAGTTGGATCTTTGATAGACCAGTTCAGCTTTGA
- the LOC141656911 gene encoding stearoyl-[acyl-carrier-protein] 9-desaturase, chloroplastic isoform X2, with amino-acid sequence MIYFCHYREVESLKKPFAPPREVHVQVTHSMPQEKIEIFKSMENWAEENLLIHLKPVEKCWQPQDFLPDPASEGFYDQVRELRERASEIPDDHYVALVGDMITEEALPTYQTMLNTLDGVRDESGASPTSWAIWTRAWTAEENRHGDLLNKYLYLTGRVDMRAIEKTIQYLIGSGMDPRTENNPYLGFIYTSFQERATFISHGNTARLAKEHGDLKLAQICGIIASDEKRHETAYTKIVEKLFEIDPNDTILGFADMMKKKIAMPAHLMYDGRDDNLFDHFSAVAQRLGVYTARDYADILEFLVGRWQVEKLTGLSSEAQKAQDYVCSLPPRIRRLEERARERAKQAPTVPFSWIFDRPVQL; translated from the exons ATGATATACTTTTGCCATTATAGGGAAGTAGAAAGTCTGAAAAAGCCTTTTGCGCCACCCCGTGAAGTGCACGTTCAAGTAACACATTCCATGCCACAAGAGAAGATTGAAATATTTAAATCAATGGAAAATTGGGCAGAAGAGAATCTCTTGATCCATTTGAAACCCGTTGAAAAATGTTGGCAGCCGCAGGATTTTCTTCCTGATCCCGCATCAGAGGGTTTTTATGACCAGGTCAGGGAACTCAGAGAGAGGGCAAGTGAGATCCCAGATGATCACTACGTTGCGTTGGTCGGGGATATGATTACAGAAGAAGCACTTCCAACTTACCAGACAATGCTTAATACATTGGATGGCGTGAGGGATGAAAGCGGGGCAAGCCCTACTTCTTGGGCTATTTGGACAAGAGCATGGACAGCCGAAGAAAATAGGCATGGTGATCTTCTCAACAAGTATCTCTATCTCACTGGTCGTGTCGACATGAGAGCCATTGAGAAAACAATTCAGTATCTAATTGGGTCAGGAATG GACCCTAGGACCGAAAACAACCCTTACCTCGGTTTCATTTACACATCGTTCCAAGAAAGGGCAACGTTTATTTCCCATGGAAACACAGCAAGGCTTGCCAAGGAACACGGGGATCTCAAGCTGGCACAAATATGTGGCATAATTGCATCAGATGAGAAACGACATGAAACCGCTTATACCAAGATAGTAGAGAAGCTCTTTGAAATCGACCCTAATGATACCATCTTGGGTTTTGCCGacatgatgaagaagaagatcgCTATGCCAGCTCACCTTATGTACGATGGCCGTGATGACAACCTCTTTGACCATTTTTCCGCTGTTGCTCAGAGGCTCGGAGTCTACACTGCTAGGGACTATGCTGACATATTGGAGTTCTTAGTGGGCCGTTGGCAGGTCGAGAAGCTTACTGGACTTTCATCCGAGGCCCAAAAAGCTCAGGATTATGTCTGTAGTCTTCCACCGAGAATCAGAAGGCTGGAAGAAAGAGCCCGAGAGAGGGCAAAGCAGGCACCTACCGTTCCTTTCAGTTGGATCTTTGATAGACCAGTTCAGCTTTGA
- the LOC141656906 gene encoding uncharacterized protein LOC141656906 — protein MDDDWLKDDDDSMEQILRQIETVQCQVHGLRNHLDLIMLKNGVKFSSSENLNLLVPYDGQTSAAQSPAFSAGNGDNMSLGAKYSPKSLLDFDIGDLGLPENIVSGYADGTQIPDIIESTVGLLSAADVTPHQPQIVESAENILDNSLMQVNIMPEENPPLGIVDHLTGNRELQEPELTDVKILVLPSKSKLAPDTMVGDDISFPKSSALKLCITKDVPPKNKKKRGERKAAPGGWNLKCEPDTN, from the exons ATGGATGACGATTGGCTGAAAGATGACGACGATTCCATGGAGCAGATTCTGCGACAGATAGAAACAGTTCAGTGTCAAGTTCACGGTCTTAGAAACCATCTGGATCTGATCATGTTGAAAAATGGTGTCAAGTTCTCTTCCTCGGAGAATCTTAACCTTCTTGTGCCTTATGATGGTCAGACAAGTGCTGCACAGAGCCCTGCTTTCTCAGCTGGTAACGGTGACAATATGTCTCTTGGTGCCAAATATTCTCCTAAGAGCTTGTTGGATTTTGATATTGGGGACCTGGGTTTACCTGAGAACATCGTCTCTGGTTACGCTGACGGCACTCAGATTCCCGACATAATAGAAAGTACTGTAGGTCTACTGTCTGCTGCGGATGTCACACCACATCAACCACAAATTGTGGAGTCTGCTGAAAAT ATTTTGGATAATTCTCTGATGCAAGTCAATATCATGCCAGAAGAGAACCCGCCTCTTGGAATTGTTGACCATTTAACCGGTAACAGAGAGCTTCAAGAACCGGAACTGACAGATGTGAAAATTTTAGTCCTCCCCTCTAAATCAAAATTAGCACCAGATACCATGGTTGGAGATGACATTTCTTTTCCAAAATCCTCAGCCCTAAAACTTTGCATAACAAAAGATGTTCCTCCTAAGAACAAAAAAAAGCGAGGAGAGCGCAAAGCTGCACCGGGAGGGTGGAATCTGAAATGTGAGCCTGATACAAATTAA